DNA sequence from the Buchnera aphidicola str. Ua (Uroleucon ambrosiae) genome:
GAATAGAAAGGTAAGTTAATTCATTACGACTTTTAGATTGATCACGACGTAAACCAGAAAACCATGTTTTTACTGATAATTGATTTAAAGCAAAATTCATAGGCTTTACTTTATTAATATTATTATACAAATTAATTCCTTTTATTCCCTGTTCCCATAATTTTCCATATCTTGCTTCTTGCCATGCAGGAGAAATTTTTGATCTAAAAACTTTTACATGTAAATTAAATTTATTAGTTAACATATCAATAAAATGATACGTTTGTGGAAATAAATATCCAGTATCAATTAATATAATAGGAATATTAGGCTTTTGCTGAATCATAAGATGTATTAATACTATCGATTGAATACCAAAACTTGAAGACATAATATGTGAATCAGGTAAATTTGTTAATGCCCAATTAATACGTTCTTCTGCAGAATACTGTGATAGTAATATATTTAATTCAGATAATATCTCATTTTTTTTTTTAGAATGTAATGAATTAATATTTTTAATATTAAATATTGACATTATATTTACTCCAGACTAATTCCAAAAATCAGAAATCGGATTTATAATTTCTTT
Encoded proteins:
- a CDS encoding phosphoadenylyl-sulfate reductase, which codes for MSIFNIKNINSLHSKKKNEILSELNILLSQYSAEERINWALTNLPDSHIMSSSFGIQSIVLIHLMIQQKPNIPIILIDTGYLFPQTYHFIDMLTNKFNLHVKVFRSKISPAWQEARYGKLWEQGIKGINLYNNINKVKPMNFALNQLSVKTWFSGLRRDQSKSRNELTYLSIQKGIFKILPILDWSRQTISKYLKQHNLDIHPLYKMGYVSVGDVHTTQKYQSGMLEEETRFFGLKRECGLHEN